The Brassica oleracea var. oleracea cultivar TO1000 chromosome C6, BOL, whole genome shotgun sequence genome includes a region encoding these proteins:
- the LOC106297097 gene encoding zinc finger CCCH domain-containing protein 14 isoform X1 gives MEKVTSTVTDLACVTALNSPPPPLSPQSDKSVTKQHQEDFAASFASLYNSIFSPESQFPDSLSLSPSPPYSSSSLPARVDTATEHRLRQASLILEYDELNENYEVCLSRLQSLMTELDSLRRENDALRQENVDLLKLIHISTSSSSSSVSPPHVRNRQQISDFGSQARRRSDPERNSLPKSISVRSPGYLKMMNQGSHGYGCANRQTSQLGSDSVTQKVCVPTKGERDALELEVYRQGMTKTELCNKWQQTGACPYADNCQFAHGIDELRPVIRHPRYKTEVCRMIVTGATCPYGHRCHFRHSLTEQERMLLTH, from the exons ATGGAGAAAGTGACGTCCACCGTAACGGATCTGGCCTGCGTGACGGCGCTAAACTCGCCGCCGCCTCCGCTATCGCCGCAGTCTGACAAAAGCGTCACCAAACAGCACCAGGAAGATTTCGCCGCGAGCTTCGCCTCCCTCTACAACTCGATCTTCTCGCCGGAATCTCAGTTCCCCGACTCGCTATCCCTCTCTCCGTCTCCTCCGTACTCCTCCTCCTCTCTTCCCGCTCGCGTCGACACCGCCACCGAGCACCGACTCCGCCAAGCGAGTCTCATCCTCGAGTACGACGAGCTCAACGAGAACTACGAGGTTTGCCTCTCCCGCCTCCAGTCCCTGATGACGGAGCTCGACTCGCTCCGCCGCGAAAACGACGCGCTCCGCCAGGAAAACGTTGATCTCCTCAAGCTTATCCACATCTCCACTTCGTCTTCCTCCTCCTCCGTCTCTCCGCCGCACGTCCGTAACCGCCAACAGATCTCCGATTTCGGTAGCCAAGCGAGGAGGAGGAGCGATCCGGAGAGAAACTCGTTGCCTAAGAGCATCTCCGTCCGCTCGCCGGGATATCTCAAGATGATGAACCAGGGAAGCCATGGATACGGCTGTGCGAATCGTCAAACGAGTCAACTCGGTTCCGACTCG GTAACTCAAAAGGTGTGTGTGCCGACGAAAGGAGAGAGAGATGCGTTGGAGCTTGAGGTATACCGTCAAGGGATGACGAAGACGGAGCTCTGCAACAAGTGGCAACAGACCGGAGCTTGTCCTTACGCCGATAACTGCCAGTTCGCTCACGGAATCGACGAGCTCCGTCCGGTGATAAGGCACCCTCGCTACAAAACGGAAGTCTGCCGTATGATCGTCACCGGAGCCACCTGTCCTTATGGTCACCGTTGCCATTTCCGTCACTCACTCACCGAGCAAGAGAGGATGCTTCTCACTCACTGA
- the LOC106297895 gene encoding uncharacterized protein LOC106297895 → MDHTNFVDLLTSQQDSVIPQSFPWESSSQVPVFSTQCTETSSFCEESSTQRKERKKWTPSDDLVLISAWLNTSKDPVVSNEQKAGTFWNRIAAYYAASPKVESGDKRGALQCKQRWQKINDLVCKFCGSYAAATRQKTSGQSESDVVKLAHEIFFNDQKIKFNLHHAWEELRYDQKWCEHASSKLGGSAKKRKCEDGAETESSQATINVDDLPTKRPAGVKAAKAASAKKPIVDKEADEKFGKLCSIKEKDLVLTERVSKMRLLDSLITKKEPLSEKEEALKKSQEKSQDCREKSRDVWLNMSREDTMPLEKSRDYSCDMSVCGLYVCLLAINHGDQEVQKKKRKKRVHIERNREEGNVRLWEDYFSETPTYPSNLFRRRFRMNKPLFMRIVDRLSNEVEFFRQKEDALGRLSLSPLQKCTAAIRVLAYGNAADAVDEYLRLGETTTRSCVEHFVEEIINLFGEEYLRRPTPADLQRLLEVGEFRGFPGMIGSIDCMHWEWKNCPTAWKGQYSRGSGKPTIVLEAVASFCLWIWHAFFGPPGTLNDINVLDRSPVFDDIIQGHAPAVTYYVNGREYHLAYYLTDGIYPKWATFIQSIREPQGPKAVLFAKHQEAIRKDVERAFGVLQARFAIVKNPALFWDKGKIGNIMRACIILHNMIVEDERDGYTLSNLSEFQHGDDPGSSHVDLDFQTDIPSNIANMMGARNIN, encoded by the exons ATGGATCACACGAATTTTGTTGACCTTCTGACCAGTCAACAAGATAGTGTCATTCCTCAATCGTTTCCTTGGGAGAGCTCATCACAAGTCCCTGTCTTCAGCACTCAATGTACAGAAACTTCAAGTTTCTGTGAAGAGTCATCTACACAGCGCAAAGAAAGAAAGAAATGGACTCCTTCTGATGATCTTGTGCTCATAAGCGCCTGGTTAAACACCAGTAAGGATCCTGTCGTGAGCAATGAGCAGAAAGCAGGCACATTCTGGAACCGCATTGCAGCCTACTATGCAGCTAGTCCGAAGGTGGAAAGTGGAGATAAGCGAGGAGCTCTTCAATGCAAGCAAAGGTGGCAGAAGATCAACGATCTTGTCTGCAAGTTCTGTGGTTCCTATGCGGCTGCGACAAGACAGAAAACAAGTGGTCAGAGTGAGAGTGATGTTGTGAAACTCGCACATGAAATTTTCTTCAATGATCAGAAGATTAAATTCAACCTTCACCATGCTTGGGAGGAGCTCCGCTATGACCAGAAATGGTGTGAGCATGCTAGTAGTAAGCTTGGTGGAAGCGCTAAGAAGAGAAAATGCGAGGATGGAGCAGAAACAGAAAGCTCTCAAGCTACTATCAATGTCGATGATCTACCTACCAAACGGCCTGCTGGTGTTAAGGCTGCGAAAGCAGCTTCTGCAAAGAAACCAATAGTAGATAAGGAGGCTGATGAGAAGTTTGGCAAGTTGTGCTCAATTAAAGAGAAAGACCTTGTCTTGACAGAGAGAGTTTCCAAAATGAGACTGCTTGACAGTCTCATTACAAAAAAAGAACCACTTTCTGAAAAAGAAGAAGCACTGAAGA AGAGTCAAGAGAAGTCACAAGATTGCAGAGAGAAGTCCCGAGATGTTTGGTTAAACATGTCACGGGAAGACACAATGCCACTAGAGAAGTCACGAGATTACAGTTGTGATATGTCTGTTTGTGGACTTTATGTTTGTCT TTTAGCCATTAATCATGGTGATCAAGAAGTCCAAAAAAAAAAGAGAAAAAAACGAGTTCACATCGAAAGGAACCGTGAAGAAGGCAATGTACGTTTATGGGAAGATTATTTCAGTGAAACCCCAACATATCCTTCTAATCTATTCCGACGGCGATTCAGAATGAACAAACCATTGTTCATGCGTATTGTTGATCGACTCTCCAATGAAGTTGAATTCTTTCGACAAAAGGAAGATGCTCTCGGCCGGCTTAGTCTCTCTCCACTTCAAAAGTGTACAGCAGCCATTCGTGTCTTGGCATACGGTAACGCCGCTGATGCTGTTGACGAATACCTCCGACTCGGTGAAACAACTACTCGTTCATGTGTGGAACATTTTGTCGAAGAAATAATAAATTTATTCGGTGAAGAGTACCTAAGAAGACCAACACCGGCTGATCTTCAACGTCTACTTGAAGTTGGTGAGTTCCGTGGATTTCCCGGTATGATAGGAAGTATCGATTGTATGCATTGGGAGTGGAAGAATTGTCCCACCGCTTGGAAAGGGCAATATTCACGTGGTTCCGGAAAACCCACAATTGTTTTAGAAGCGGTTGCTTCTTTTTGTCTCTGGATATGGCATGCGTTTTTTGGACCGCCAGGTACTTTAAATGATATCAATGTTCTTGACCGCTCACCTGTTTTTGATGATATAATACAAGGTCACGCTCCGGCAGTCACTTACTATGTCAATGGAAGGGAGTATCATTTGGCTTACTATCTCACCGACGGTATTTATCCGAAATGGGCTACTTTTATCCAATCAATTCGGGAGCCACAAGGGCCGAAAGCGGTTTTATTTGCTAAACACCAAGAAGCTATCCGAAAAGATGTCGAGCGTGCTTTTGGAGTCTTGCAAGCTCGCTTTGCAATTGTTAAAAACCCGGCACTTTTTTGGGACAAAGGCAAAATTGGGAATATTATGAGAGCATGTATCATACTCCATAATATGATAGTGGAAGATGAACGAGATGGATATACTCTGTCTAATCTTTCGGAGTTCCAACACGGAGACGACCCCGGAAGTTCACATGTCGATCTCGATTTTCAAACGGATATCCCTTCAAATATCGCCAATATGATGGGTGCTCGAA ACATCAACTGA
- the LOC106297097 gene encoding zinc finger CCCH domain-containing protein 14 isoform X2, translating to MEKVTSTVTDLACVTALNSPPPPLSPQSDKSVTKQHQEDFAASFASLYNSIFSPESQFPDSLSLSPSPPYSSSSLPARVDTATEHRLRQASLILEYDELNENYEVCLSRLQSLMTELDSLRRENDALRQENVDLLKLIHISTSSSSSSVSPPHVRNRQQISDFGSQARRRSDPERNSLPKSISVRSPGYLKMMNQGSHGYGCANRQTSQLGSDSVCVPTKGERDALELEVYRQGMTKTELCNKWQQTGACPYADNCQFAHGIDELRPVIRHPRYKTEVCRMIVTGATCPYGHRCHFRHSLTEQERMLLTH from the exons ATGGAGAAAGTGACGTCCACCGTAACGGATCTGGCCTGCGTGACGGCGCTAAACTCGCCGCCGCCTCCGCTATCGCCGCAGTCTGACAAAAGCGTCACCAAACAGCACCAGGAAGATTTCGCCGCGAGCTTCGCCTCCCTCTACAACTCGATCTTCTCGCCGGAATCTCAGTTCCCCGACTCGCTATCCCTCTCTCCGTCTCCTCCGTACTCCTCCTCCTCTCTTCCCGCTCGCGTCGACACCGCCACCGAGCACCGACTCCGCCAAGCGAGTCTCATCCTCGAGTACGACGAGCTCAACGAGAACTACGAGGTTTGCCTCTCCCGCCTCCAGTCCCTGATGACGGAGCTCGACTCGCTCCGCCGCGAAAACGACGCGCTCCGCCAGGAAAACGTTGATCTCCTCAAGCTTATCCACATCTCCACTTCGTCTTCCTCCTCCTCCGTCTCTCCGCCGCACGTCCGTAACCGCCAACAGATCTCCGATTTCGGTAGCCAAGCGAGGAGGAGGAGCGATCCGGAGAGAAACTCGTTGCCTAAGAGCATCTCCGTCCGCTCGCCGGGATATCTCAAGATGATGAACCAGGGAAGCCATGGATACGGCTGTGCGAATCGTCAAACGAGTCAACTCGGTTCCGACTCG GTGTGTGTGCCGACGAAAGGAGAGAGAGATGCGTTGGAGCTTGAGGTATACCGTCAAGGGATGACGAAGACGGAGCTCTGCAACAAGTGGCAACAGACCGGAGCTTGTCCTTACGCCGATAACTGCCAGTTCGCTCACGGAATCGACGAGCTCCGTCCGGTGATAAGGCACCCTCGCTACAAAACGGAAGTCTGCCGTATGATCGTCACCGGAGCCACCTGTCCTTATGGTCACCGTTGCCATTTCCGTCACTCACTCACCGAGCAAGAGAGGATGCTTCTCACTCACTGA